The Helianthus annuus cultivar XRQ/B chromosome 11, HanXRQr2.0-SUNRISE, whole genome shotgun sequence region GTGCTCGCCCGTATGTGGAGGCTCGCTCGTAAGTATGTATAGGAGCATGCGCCAGCGGGCGCATGTGCGCTCGCTCGTAAGTGGAGGCTCGCTCGTAAGTATGTTGAGGAGCATGGGCCAGCCGGGGCATGTGTGCTCGCTCGTAAGTGGAAGCTCGCTCGTAAGCAGAGGAGCATGCGCCAGCCGACGCATGTGTGCTCGCTCGTAAGGAGAGTAGCATGCGCCAGCCGGCACATGTGTGCTCGCTCGTAAGCAGAGGAGCATGCGCCAGCCGGCGCATGTGTGCTCGCTCGTAAGCAGAGGGTCATTCGTAAGTATGTAGAGGAGCATGCGCCAGCCGGCGCATGTGTGCTCGCTCGTAAGCAGAGGAGCATGCGCCAGCCGGCGCATGTGTGCTCGCTCGTAAGTAGAGGGTCACTCGTAAGTATGTAGAGGAGCATGCGCCAGCCGGCGCATGTGTGCTCCCTCGTAAGTGGAGGCTCGCTCGTAAGTATGTAGAGGTGCATGCGCCAGCCGGCTCATGTGTGCTAGCTGGTAAGCAGAGGGGTATGCGCCAGCTGGCGCATGTGTGCTGGCTCATAAGGGAGAATGCGCGTATGGTGACTTACGTGCTCGAATGTAGAGCAGCAGACTCGCAATGAGACTGAGATGCTCGTAtgcgcgcgtggcgacttacgtgctcgtatgtagaGCAGCAGGCTCGCACGGAGACTGAGATGCTCGTAGGTAAAGGAGCATGCGCatatggcgacttacgtgctcgtatgtagaGCAGCAGGCTCGCAAGGAGACTGGTGTGCTCGTATGTCAAGCTTTTCCTACCATTTCGTTGCTGGATGCGAATATGAACGTAGTCTTTTGACCCGGCAGCAGAATCCTCAGCATTACTTTCAGCAAATGGGActacaaaaacaaaaacagaatataactaacaataacaataaaattGTAATAAATAAAGTATAGCAGTCACAGCAGAAGGTGCTTACCATAAGTAGAAGGAATCTGGAGGTCAAGTTCAGACATGTAAATAAGCTGGTAAAGTGAAACGGTGACCAGAGATTTTCTTGAAAAATATGTTGCTCCGATCTGATTAAAAGAAAACGATGATATTTCAAGACAGTAAAAATAAACCCATACACACCCAAATATCTTCTATTTGTCATCAGCAAGTTCATAAAAATTTGGTATAACTGTGCTTTGTAGCATCAGGTGATGTTGATACAACCATTTTTGTACTATTCTACAATAATTTATGTTACTACATCATTAAGTCTCTACCATGACCCGATAAACTAAtacattaaaaagaaaaaaaaatctctAAGTAACAGATGAAAATATAGCATGCTCCACAGAACCAATTTGCTTTAAAAATTAGTATCTGCTACTATATACGCGTGTAACATGGTGAAAAAAAGCCAAAATGATTTCTATGGGAACGTTACTTCAAAATCTCCATAAACTTTGTACTAAAAAGGGGTGACCCAGTTTTCTATGAAGTGTCACGTATATTTTGCTTGCTATAAAGAAAGGTTACTAACATACagtaaaaaaaaacagaaaccaTGCGTCCATGCTGTGCATAATGAAAAATTAAACATTTTTTTCTTACACACAATGACAAAAAAGTGGAAGCAAGTTACATTCTGGTGTAAAGATACAAACCAGACACATATAACTCAAGAACAACAGAAAACAATTAACTAAATAACACATGGGGACACCATTATGAAAGGCAAGACATACAAACCATAAACATCTGATGAGGATTATTAGATCCGTTCAAAACAGAAGCATGCTGGATCGTATACACGAAGAATACAAAGATACATCAttttcaaaaccaattttttCGAGAATGGCATGGATACCGATTCCGTTAGTGCCCTCTGTTCCACACCTAAATAAAATGGGACAAGTACATTCTGCGATTTTCACAGTTCTCAATGTAATCTTGGTTCTGAAATGAACCCCCGTACATAAGGATAAGTGTCATTTCTCTTCTGTAATCCTTATTCCATAATACCTTTAGGATATTATGTATGTGTTCTAATTGCAAATATTAACCAAAATTTGATAAAATGAAGAGTTGAAAGCTTGGTTGGATAAAATTATCATCTCGCGTCAGCTACTGTACAACAAATCAATAATGAAACCAAGAATCCCTAATTATATTATTGTTCTACTTAGAAGTCTTTTGCTATTACAAATTTAACAATTGCCATTAATCAATATCATACTCATCAAAAACACGACAATAAATCACAAATCAAAAAAACCAAATTTAGGGTTTCAAACGAAGAGCATACGCCAGCAAAATGAAAATCAATAACAAGAAGTTGAATTATATTTCTGATGATACCTGGCCGACAATTAGGGTTTTGAACGAAGAGCGCAAGAGCAAGATGGAAGAAACCCTAAAACAACGGTCAAATCCAAGCAGACGATTGTTCGATCAATGGTGAAGAACCAAAATAAAAGAGAGTTGGTATTTACACTGTGTTCTTGTCTTCCCGAGTTAAATTAAAAAGAGAGAAAATAAAATGattgtttcattttcttttcttttctctttgATTCTTTCTAAATTGGAAAGATTAATTTTAGACAAAAAATCTTTTATTTTCTCTTCTTTTCTCCCCTTTAATAAAACTCTGAAACACAACTAAAAATtatttctttccaaatcttttCTTTTCTCTCATTTAATGAAACTGGAGAACATAGTGTATGGAACAATAAGTTGCAATAAAAGCCCTATCTATCTTATAATGTTCCATTTTGAGCACCTGAGTTTTAGATTGGCGCATATGTGCTCGCACGTAAGCAGAGGAGCTAAGACTAAACGGTATGGGGGTTGTCTTCATGCCCGTTTCCATCTCGCTGCCCCGTCTCCCCCACCCCCTTGCTCCGGCGTCAGGCCAGGCCTGTCATCTCCGGCTGCTGGAAGCCGGTCTCAACGCCCCTCACTCCAacacacacacctatacatacatacatatatataaaggggttcatcccccacccccttgGTCCATCCCCTTTAGACCCTCCACTTACATGGCGGTGACGTGGCGGCCCCTCCCCTTGGGGATGAGGCTCACCATATCGGTTAGTTTAAGTGTGTTCAAAATATCCGAATCTGATTTATCCGAATCCGGATTaaccgaaaattcggatatccgaatatccgaattttcggataatccggattttcggattcggatagtgatttcaGAAAGttttggatatttcggatatacgatatccgatttttttaaatgtacatatatataaataCCACTATAGAAGAAAACCTAACCTTAATCTTTTTCTAATGGTCGTATTATTGGCACACCTTGAGGGATTAAATCGACACGCTCAATAcgtatcgtataggcctatacgatgcgtattgaggtgGGTTCAAACTTCTATGTCTGCCAGAGGCTGCTAATGTCCCCTACCAAaaagtaatacgcatcgtataggcctatacgatgcgtattgagagtgtcgatttaattttttaatttttgcaaGGTAGCTTCCTGTCACGCGGTAGCTTTCCATCACACGAACGAAGAAGCAGCACTTTGGACATTTgttggtcttcaaacatctaggaaacattatttgagaatacccctgaatttatcgaagttgaagaatgagatcctccactgttgggttatcatctttcaaccttaTTTTCCCTAAATCTAtcgattctgtttttcaacagggatgtaatgcaatgattcctctcaattgaatagaccgacacttgcttcataggactcacttgaatcgtctcggatgtaataacagtaCGTTTAGCATCCATGCCTGCTTGAATTGTAGAAAGCAAAGGATAATgaagatgaacattgtatttatcacgaaagtactgaacaaccgagataacaaCTCTGGTTTCATCAGCGGCATTTGGAACAGGAGAGTTGAAAAAACTGCaattggaattgatcttggaacaacatactcttgttaccatatgacacatgataaaagtgCTTTTCTAGACAAACTGGGATTATGTTTCGCAAATTGGGTAGCACATATTTGCTTCAAGATTTACTTCTGATGTCcatgtttgatcacatttgacttcatcgaagctgtagaatgagatcctccactgttgggttatcatctttcaaccccattttccctaaatttatcgattctatttttcaacagggatgtaatgcaatgattcttATCGATTGAATAgaccgacacttgcttcataggactcacttgaatggTTTCGGATGTAATAACAGTACGTTTAGCATCCATGCTTGCTTGAATTGCAGAAAGGAAAGGATAACGAAAatgaacattgtatttatcacgaaagtactgaacaaccgagataacagctccgGTTTCATCAGCGGCATTTGGAACAGGAGAGTTGAAAAAACTGCaattggaattgatcttggaacaaCGTACTCTTGTTAccatattcttggttcaataccaactcatctttagtagtgtttgtttgagaacctgattcagatacacaacggttctccaattccagatcaacaagcaaatacacaacggttctccatTTCCAGATCAGCAAGCAAATACATAAcagtttgtatttcgcatagccaccgttcccatagtaaaaaacggttgcgatTTGCACATTCAAAAACTGTaattggaattgatcttggaacaacatactcttgttaccatattgttcgtccactagaactatttgtgtatgcattctttggtagttaacaacgctataacaggatggatgtgacatACACAGATAGATAATATctgattattttatttttttacgaCTGTTTCAGTTATGTTTCAATAAATAATATCTGATTGAGAAACACTAAAataacaacggttctccaattccagatcaataatgtaaggagaagcgttgagataacggacatccatcaagctcaaaaagaaaacttatgtttcccatagtcacaaacgattgcggtttgtatttcgcatagccaccgttttcGTAGTAAAAAATGGTTgtggtttgcacattcaatcttcaatacttcattaaaataccactagtagaagaacctgacgcgtcttcatgttacggagaatgttctcgaAATTGAAGGAAAGGGAGTAAAAAAGTTGAATTAaggcgtgcattgtttaaatctgaatcagTTGTTAGGGTTTTGTTTCTTCATGCTCTAACTAAATCCTTGAATCCCAATGCTTCTCTAAAAATATTCattgctgtcacaccccaaccgatggcagaatcatcggggcatggcactgagcgaaacagattgtccagaagtttccataacaactatcattactattcaatttatataatacgtcccataccgtacctcaaatagcaaacaaattattacagataacatctagtcaaatattctgttccgacaactcagatttaaatataaatacagcaattgtttatctgcttctagagacccataatttgaccactacagacaactatttgttgggctctagagctttattccagcctcgctttcctagcagataagcatcttaaacacctgtcacatacgttaaaataaagtcaatacatagaatgtaaaggtgagcatacaaatttcataatagcataatagagttcgaaatagtttacacataaccagcacgtacacagaggaaaacgaagcatgttaattatcgacatgaatctatcgataccaatgactgcgggttggctgcccgaggcagttcacaatacatgattaccaccgtaatccatgcaagtaactgttcttaacaacccccgtgtgaacgggtgctgagtccaaactatagtactatcatcgttaaggcaggtagacaacattccacgtgtaaacataacaacaagcattcatttagtcacgtaatacatgcggtaacggttagcatttaaagtaattgagtagtgtgttcgattgtgatttagaataggtaacgtatgtaacacccaaaagtgctaaagcgaaaagggttcgagtatactcacagtgattgatggattgaagggagcacttgagagtagggttagcctgaagagttcgatagcataacgataagcaacgcgtaaaacggaaaacaagtgttggagggtcggacagctggtcgatcggacggttgtccgatcggacggctggcCGTTCGGCTTGACAGT contains the following coding sequences:
- the LOC110890335 gene encoding LOW QUALITY PROTEIN: protein translation factor SUI1 homolog 1 (The sequence of the model RefSeq protein was modified relative to this genomic sequence to represent the inferred CDS: substituted 1 base at 1 genomic stop codon), coding for MFMIGATYFSRKSLVTVSLYQLIYMSELDLQIPSTYVPFAESNAEDSAAGSKDYVHIRIQQRNGRKSLTYEHTTVQGLXKEFSYNKILKDLKKEFCCNGTVVQETELGQVIQLQGDQRKNVSTFLTQAGIAKKDHIKIHGF